In Vanessa atalanta chromosome 17, ilVanAtal1.2, whole genome shotgun sequence, one DNA window encodes the following:
- the LOC125070494 gene encoding nose resistant to fluoxetine protein 6-like, whose translation MKCPKTLLSICFVVTTLWPGCFSDPMMLNETTYLDLPPLFHLDEWSQCQRPKDVYCIVDAVLVSSSPSPLFDYIKAYSSKTQKHYNRTMVHRGVCISKCGVEGPDTRSDAAERCLNNSLAEYGLQAKVLTLHFCKTPATVYRSPSTGSFNIVVLSLLVITSLATGIHIFAGRCARFAENKFLLAFSLKQNWQILKRIRSESQTNYRTKDLACLEGLRFLGTIGVIFTHVTVIFVFSYIDNPEFIEHMFEQLGGKAAFNTPLWMQVFFSISGFLTTYFVLIYSESGSFTLIKCLLSCANRYIRLTPVALFALWFTITWYPHLGSGPQWVWLIEREAHDCSERWWYHALYIHNYIPLGKFCMGHTWYLAADMQLHVIGLLLLFIFVKCRRAVKPVVFVLIVGSIVATGLTAYFLNLTPIITAQSPEIVSSMFKGSRIMKILYLPVWMNLSGYLFGLAIAFIYYHNQTIGYKLSEAKWFKLLFHASLSVAGAMSLAGVVFLGETAPPQWLAALYSSLDRVIIALCFNVFLLGCLSNCKSILRDILAWRGFQVVGRLTYAVFIVHFIIMRMTVACNTQIGHVSVYSMISLLVVGTVLSYLVAIPVYLFIELPSIQLWKALIGLNGSNKVEPETSQPEPSKIDLVTRTQRNNIQGVA comes from the exons ATGAAGTGCCCTAAGACATTACTGTCAATATGTTTCGTGGTAACCACCCTATGGCCGGGGTGCTTCAGTGACCCCATGATGCTAAACG AGACAACGTATCTTGATCTGCCGCCACTATTCCACTTGGACGAGTGGTCGCAATGTCAGCGGCCGAAGGATGTGTACTGCATTGTGGACGCAGTTTTGGTATCGTCCAGCCCCTCACCGTTATTTGACTATATAAAG GCATATTCCTCAAAAACTCAAAAGCATTACAACCGGACGATGGTACATCGAGGCGTGTGCATCAGCAAGTGTGGGGTTGAGGGTCCGGACACTCGGAGTGATGCCGCTGAGCGCTGCCTTAACAATAGCTTGGCGGAGTATGGTCTGCAG GCGAAGGTGTTGACGTTGCATTTCTGTAAAACGCCTGCAACGGTTTATAGAAGTCCGTCTACGGGAAGTTTTAACATCGTAGTTTTATCTCTGCTGGTTATAACGTCGCTGGCAACAGGAATACACATTTTTGCCGGACGATGTGCACGATTTGCGG agAACAAATTTTTGCTCGCTTTTTCATTGAAACAAAATTGGCAAATTTTGAAACGAATCAGGTCTGAATCTCAAACTAACTATCGCACAAAAGACCTCGCTTGTTTGGAGGGACTCAG ATTTTTGGGAACAATCGGCGTTATTTTCACACATGTTACTGTAATCTTCGTCTTTTCGTACATTGACAATCCAGAATTCATTGAACAC ATGTTTGAACAACTGGGCGGTAAAGCGGCGTTTAACACTCCGCTGTGGATGCAGGTCTTCTTCTCCATCTCCGGCTTCCTCACGACATACTTCGTGCTGATCTATTCAGAGTCCGGCTCGTTCACACTTATCAAATGCCTGCTGTCGTGCGCAAATCGTTATATAAG attaaCGCCAGTAGCATTATTTGCTCTGTGGTTCACCATCACGTGGTACCCGCATCTGGGATCGGGTCCCCAATGGGTGTGGCTCATCGAGCGGGAGGCGCATGACTGCTCCGAGCGCTGGTGGTACCACGCTCTCTACATACACAACTACATACCGCTCGGAAAGTTCTGCATGGGACACACCTG GTACTTGGCGGCGGACATGCAGCTTCATGTAATCGGTCTACTGTTGCTTTTCATCTTCGTTAAGTGCAGACGCGCGGTAAAACCAGTTGTGTTCGTACTGATTGTTGGATCTATTGTTGCGACTGGCTTAACGGCTTACTTCTTAAATTTGACACCGATTATAACTGCGCAATCACCTga GATCGTCAGTAGCATGTTCAAAGGTTCACGAATAATGAAGATATTGTACTTACCTGTTTGGATGAATCTCTCCGGATACTTATTTGGCCTAGCCATCGCCTTCATATATTACCATAACCAGACTATCGGTTACAAACTCAGTGAAGCAAAg TGGTTTAAGCTGTTGTTTCACGCATCGTTGTCGGTGGCGGGTGCGATGTCGCTGGCGGGTGTTGTATTTCTGGGAGAGACCGCTCCCCCCCAGTGGCTCGCCGCTCTCTACAGCTCACTCGATCGAGTGATCATCGCACTCTGTTTCAATGTCTTCCTGCTGGGATGTCTCAGTAATTGCAAAT CTATTCTGAGAGACATCCTTGCTTGGCGAGGTTTCCAAGTCGTGGGTCGTTTGACTTACGCTGTGTTCATTGTCCACTTCATCATCATGAGGATGACTGTGGCCTGCAACACGCAGATTGGACACGTCTCCGTCTACTCCATg atCTCTTTATTGGTAGTGGGTACGGTTCTATCATATCTCGTAGCGATACCAGTATATCTTTTTATCGAATTACCCTCAATACAGCTCTGGAAGGCGCTCATTGGTTTAAATGGTTCCAACAAGGTCGAACCTGAAACCAGCCAACCAGAGCCGTCCAAAATAGATTTAGTAACAAGAACACAAAGAAATAACATTCAAGGCGTTGCTTAG